A section of the Streptomyces xinghaiensis S187 genome encodes:
- a CDS encoding YwqJ-related putative deaminase codes for MSATQDLPATPPGDPRLRWSSDAGPARPPVLRHRRDGILPAVAAALSVRGKTLTATAGRGDRPPVLHPLVQDFLDRLGTAQRERFTGRCPEALLLSRQLAEVEGARSKRAARRPLTHGEARKALKQAKLTARHIREDGDPRHGRYAPPCRSCTALLAHFGVRAVDPSVSAPDRS; via the coding sequence ATGAGCGCCACCCAGGACCTCCCGGCAACCCCGCCGGGTGACCCGCGGCTGCGATGGAGCAGCGACGCCGGTCCCGCGCGGCCGCCGGTTCTCCGGCACCGCCGGGACGGCATTCTGCCCGCGGTCGCCGCGGCGCTCTCCGTGCGCGGGAAGACCCTCACCGCCACGGCGGGGCGGGGTGACCGGCCGCCGGTGCTCCATCCGCTGGTCCAGGATTTCCTCGACCGGCTCGGCACGGCTCAGCGTGAACGATTCACCGGCCGCTGCCCCGAGGCCCTGCTGCTCTCCCGGCAGCTGGCCGAGGTCGAGGGTGCGCGGAGCAAGCGGGCCGCCCGCCGGCCGCTGACCCACGGCGAGGCGCGGAAGGCGCTGAAGCAGGCCAAGCTGACGGCGCGGCACATCCGGGAGGACGGCGACCCCCGGCACGGCCGGTACGCCCCGCCCTGCCGGTCCTGCACGGCGCTGCTGGCGCATTTCGGCGTCCGTGCCGTCGACCCCTCGGTGTCCGCCCCGGACAGGAGCTGA
- a CDS encoding SMI1/KNR4 family protein, giving the protein MTTGRPGLGAPPSPRAGEHPAPPNTAYAGQIVHFPDPVRAARYPGGVRIDENGRPDFSPYARAAAEIADPPEGFGVDELRLTDYVSANAALHTAGHDLWGSLPPVATPHGWTWHHVPDSRRMELVPVEVKALLRHHGGLATASVDQDKRGTRPLQETRPAHLGLPKGALSVTEAQVLGAEEDLGYRLPGAYRSFLKAAGGCAPVGAALDAGLGLLVDQPFFTVRDEAAVNDLVYVNKCLRDHLTKDYLGVAFVQGGLLAVKVKGSALGSVWFCAYDDARDHDGLTVQERVEQLLLPCGDDFDDFLRRLAGSPPELETVANLMVDGGFAYAVPVEG; this is encoded by the coding sequence ATGACGACAGGCCGGCCCGGGCTGGGGGCGCCTCCCAGCCCCCGGGCGGGGGAACACCCCGCGCCACCCAACACCGCCTACGCCGGGCAGATCGTGCACTTCCCGGACCCGGTCCGCGCGGCCCGGTACCCCGGCGGCGTGCGGATCGACGAGAACGGCCGTCCGGACTTCTCCCCCTACGCGCGCGCGGCCGCCGAGATCGCCGACCCGCCCGAGGGCTTCGGCGTCGACGAACTCCGGCTCACCGACTACGTGTCGGCCAACGCCGCCCTGCACACCGCGGGCCACGACCTCTGGGGCAGCCTCCCGCCGGTGGCCACCCCGCACGGCTGGACCTGGCACCACGTACCGGACAGCCGCCGGATGGAACTCGTGCCCGTCGAGGTCAAGGCACTGCTGCGGCACCACGGGGGACTGGCCACCGCCTCCGTCGACCAGGACAAGCGCGGCACCCGCCCCCTGCAGGAGACCCGGCCCGCCCACCTCGGGCTGCCCAAGGGCGCCCTGTCCGTCACCGAGGCGCAGGTCCTCGGCGCCGAGGAGGACCTCGGCTACCGGCTGCCCGGCGCCTACCGGTCCTTCCTCAAGGCGGCGGGCGGCTGCGCGCCGGTCGGCGCCGCGCTCGACGCCGGACTGGGCCTCCTCGTCGACCAGCCGTTCTTCACGGTGCGCGACGAGGCCGCCGTCAACGACCTCGTCTACGTCAACAAGTGCCTGCGCGACCACCTCACCAAGGACTACCTGGGCGTCGCCTTCGTCCAGGGCGGGCTCCTCGCCGTCAAGGTGAAGGGTTCGGCGCTCGGCTCGGTGTGGTTCTGCGCCTACGACGACGCGCGCGACCACGACGGCCTCACCGTCCAGGAGCGGGTCGAACAGCTCCTGCTGCCCTGCGGCGACGACTTCGACGACTTCCTGCGGCGGCTGGCGGGCAGCCCGCCCGAACTGGAGACCGTGGCCAACCTGATGGTGGACGGCGGCTTCGCGTACGCCGTCCCGGTGGAGGGATGA
- a CDS encoding SUKH-3 domain-containing protein encodes MRAFDRTATDRFAVAVDAALRKAGWRPGRWDIRQAEMWADGLRAHVSPAGHRHTVFPAAVEAWAEFGGLRIAGAPAGLQVAPTTCLIDPMCGLHLARTLSDLGRALGTEICPLGEEAPGPEPGRGRAVLAVDSEGRVYSLDHTGDWFLGHSVDAALTTLVTGGRPERLTVDGG; translated from the coding sequence GTGCGCGCTTTCGACCGTACGGCCACCGACCGGTTCGCGGTCGCCGTGGACGCCGCTCTGCGGAAGGCGGGCTGGCGGCCGGGCCGCTGGGACATCCGGCAGGCCGAGATGTGGGCCGACGGCCTGCGCGCCCATGTGTCGCCGGCGGGCCACCGGCACACCGTGTTCCCGGCGGCCGTCGAGGCGTGGGCCGAGTTCGGGGGGCTGCGGATCGCGGGTGCGCCCGCGGGGCTCCAGGTGGCGCCCACGACCTGCCTGATCGACCCGATGTGCGGGCTGCACCTGGCGCGGACGCTCTCCGACCTGGGGCGGGCGCTGGGCACGGAGATCTGCCCGCTGGGCGAGGAGGCCCCGGGCCCGGAGCCCGGCAGGGGGCGGGCCGTTCTGGCCGTCGACAGCGAGGGGCGGGTCTACAGCCTCGACCACACCGGTGACTGGTTCCTGGGGCACAGCGTGGACGCGGCTCTCACCACCCTCGTCACCGGCGGCCGCCCGGAGCGGCTGACGGTCGACGGCGGCTGA
- a CDS encoding SUKH-4 family immunity protein, which yields MVTFAQAQERAEEWINGDVPAYQHREVKVREFDLGFVAWAEDREDGPTSDGGRSRLVIARDSGDATLWPALPVGEIIRHYEERYGAAPLDTGDEPAERPQRVDLEATSFLLTPPQWLQDAADQIGIPDRRRDSATPAAGSGPAADADTGPGTAGGSAPGGAPGAGSGTVSGAGSGPGAGSGSATPAAATPSGGAPVAGTAWPEAGSSGASGSPGGTGSAAGNGPGPSARDGAPAAAPGAVPGPAAPPSGTPWAGTDITAGPDDASVDLPATVFAPPLAGEDGDEAAGPRQSSRAHDRTELMSGGSQLPRTTVAPAVGEPSTPGGTGTGGAPAPGGTPRAPQAPQAPQAPQAPQAPGTGTPPPPGPPGAPGTSGTPGTPPPPPAPGAPGDGAHHAATMLAGPNPGGPAAPGAPHPPGPPGTPGAGTPPPPGPPGTPGAPGGPGAPGADPHYQATMLAGPNPGGPGAPGAPGAPHPPGPPGTPGTPPGAQPPPPPPAPGAYGYPQAPAGPPMVGPGYMAVLRYRAQDGSEQQIIRRSAYGTPHPEWQILHELRAQNVPPQQVLELHTELESCDLPGGYCARMVRETFPQVRISHTAPYGRDHATRQQGVRHLIEHQGELHQVADGPARPAPNRVPLPHPGQVPPIPPVPAEGLAHELAQSFGPQGLFRFDQHAVSRQGVPDIVAQTLVWAGLPVDFGPFFWAQAQPGRPVPTLAELAAERGVQPAPDAGSYLVMGSDFGRQLCVQYGTANIVAVPIEAGPGGQPVPPQFVNTGLPEFVRCMAMLGRMWRLRYGLTPEQAGRWTVDFQAQLIALDAACLSSPESWWSVILEQMWDGLL from the coding sequence ATGGTGACCTTCGCACAGGCGCAGGAGCGCGCCGAGGAGTGGATCAACGGCGACGTCCCCGCGTACCAGCACCGCGAGGTGAAGGTACGCGAGTTCGACCTGGGCTTCGTGGCCTGGGCCGAGGACCGCGAGGACGGCCCCACCTCGGACGGCGGCCGGTCCCGGCTCGTCATCGCCCGGGACAGCGGCGACGCCACCCTGTGGCCCGCGCTCCCGGTCGGCGAGATCATCCGCCACTACGAGGAGCGCTACGGCGCGGCCCCCCTGGACACCGGCGACGAACCGGCCGAACGGCCGCAGCGGGTCGACCTGGAGGCCACCTCCTTCCTGCTGACACCCCCGCAGTGGCTCCAGGACGCCGCCGACCAGATCGGCATCCCGGACCGCAGGCGGGACTCCGCCACACCGGCTGCGGGCTCCGGACCGGCGGCGGACGCGGACACGGGCCCGGGCACCGCTGGGGGCTCGGCTCCCGGTGGCGCGCCGGGAGCGGGATCCGGCACCGTCTCGGGTGCGGGATCCGGCCCGGGTGCGGGATCCGGCTCCGCCACGCCCGCCGCGGCCACCCCGTCCGGCGGCGCGCCCGTCGCGGGCACCGCCTGGCCCGAGGCCGGCTCGTCCGGAGCCTCCGGCTCCCCCGGCGGGACGGGCTCCGCCGCCGGGAACGGCCCGGGCCCCTCCGCGCGGGACGGCGCCCCCGCGGCCGCCCCCGGCGCCGTACCCGGCCCCGCCGCGCCTCCCAGCGGAACCCCCTGGGCCGGCACCGACATCACCGCGGGGCCCGACGACGCCTCCGTCGACCTCCCCGCCACCGTCTTCGCACCGCCGCTGGCCGGCGAGGACGGAGACGAGGCAGCGGGCCCGCGGCAGAGTTCGCGGGCGCACGACCGGACGGAACTGATGTCCGGGGGCAGCCAGTTGCCCCGCACCACCGTCGCCCCGGCCGTCGGCGAACCGTCCACCCCGGGCGGCACCGGTACCGGCGGCGCCCCGGCTCCGGGCGGCACGCCGCGGGCCCCGCAGGCCCCGCAGGCCCCGCAGGCCCCGCAGGCCCCGCAGGCCCCGGGCACGGGTACACCCCCGCCGCCCGGCCCCCCGGGAGCCCCGGGAACGTCCGGCACCCCCGGCACTCCCCCGCCGCCCCCCGCGCCCGGCGCGCCGGGTGACGGCGCGCACCATGCCGCCACCATGCTCGCCGGACCCAACCCGGGCGGCCCCGCCGCGCCGGGAGCACCCCATCCCCCCGGCCCGCCCGGCACCCCCGGCGCGGGCACCCCGCCGCCCCCCGGACCGCCCGGCACCCCCGGCGCTCCCGGTGGGCCGGGGGCCCCCGGCGCCGACCCCCACTACCAGGCGACCATGCTCGCCGGACCCAACCCCGGCGGCCCCGGAGCCCCTGGAGCACCCGGAGCGCCCCACCCCCCGGGCCCGCCCGGCACCCCCGGCACGCCGCCCGGCGCCCAGCCGCCGCCCCCGCCACCCGCCCCGGGCGCGTACGGCTACCCGCAGGCACCAGCCGGTCCGCCCATGGTCGGCCCCGGCTACATGGCCGTCCTCCGCTACCGCGCGCAGGACGGCTCGGAGCAGCAGATCATCCGCCGCTCCGCCTACGGCACCCCGCACCCGGAGTGGCAGATCCTGCACGAACTGCGCGCACAGAACGTGCCGCCGCAGCAGGTGCTGGAACTCCACACCGAACTGGAGTCCTGCGACCTGCCCGGCGGCTACTGCGCCCGGATGGTCCGCGAGACCTTCCCCCAGGTGCGGATCAGCCACACCGCTCCCTACGGCCGTGACCACGCCACACGGCAGCAGGGCGTACGCCATCTGATCGAGCACCAGGGCGAGTTGCACCAGGTGGCCGACGGCCCGGCACGCCCCGCGCCGAACCGGGTGCCGCTGCCGCACCCCGGCCAGGTGCCGCCGATCCCGCCGGTGCCGGCCGAGGGCCTCGCCCACGAACTGGCCCAGTCCTTCGGCCCGCAGGGGCTCTTCCGGTTCGACCAGCACGCGGTCTCCCGGCAGGGCGTGCCCGACATCGTCGCGCAGACCCTGGTGTGGGCCGGACTGCCGGTGGACTTCGGCCCGTTCTTCTGGGCCCAGGCCCAGCCCGGCCGCCCCGTGCCGACCCTGGCCGAACTGGCAGCCGAACGCGGCGTGCAGCCCGCCCCGGACGCCGGCTCGTACCTCGTCATGGGCAGCGACTTCGGCCGCCAGCTGTGCGTGCAGTACGGCACGGCCAACATCGTCGCCGTACCGATCGAGGCGGGGCCGGGCGGACAGCCGGTCCCCCCGCAGTTCGTCAACACCGGACTGCCCGAATTCGTCCGCTGCATGGCCATGCTCGGCCGCATGTGGCGGCTGCGCTACGGACTGACGCCCGAACAGGCCGGCCGCTGGACCGTCGACTTCCAGGCCCAGCTGATCGCCCTCGACGCCGCCTGCCTGTCGTCCCCCGAGAGCTGGTGGTCCGTCATCCTCGAACAGATGTGGGACGGACTGCTCTGA